Genomic DNA from Streptomyces sp. GS7:
AGCCCGTGGGCGACGGAGCGCACTGGCAGCCACTCGAACAGCTTGGGGATCACCGACCACAACTTGGCCAGCAGCACCGGCACAAGGACCACACCCAGCGTGACGTGGACACCCTGGGTCAGCCGGTACAGCCAGTAGGGGTGCGTGGGCCAGGAGAAGAGGTAGAAACCCAGCACGCCCTTGTCGGGGGTCTTGTCGTTGAGGGGGCTCAGTCCCGGGTTGTAGGAGGCGTAGGACAGAAGTCCGGTCACGAACAACAGCGGGATGCCGATCAGCAGCATCAGGCCGAACACCGACGTCAGCCAGGGACCGCGGAGGGGACTGCGCCAGAACTCGGGGCGGAAGGGCCCCGGCGGCGGGGGCGTCTGTCTGATCCGCCGCGCGACGGCCCGGCCATGAGCGGCGGCCGTTGCGGCACGGGCCGCCGCAGCAGCGCCGATCCGCCCCATACGCCGCCGCGCGTGCCCCTCATCCTGCTCGGGGCGCTCCGGTCCCCCGGAGAAGCCGGAAGCTGACGGCCGTCCGCCACTGTCCATCAACCGTCTCCTCCCTCTCAGGCGCACTCCCCAAGAGGAGTGATCAGCCGCACAGCAACTGCCCATGCAGATCCGGTGGAACAACCAAAAAATGTCACTGCCGCAGTCGATTACACGCGCCTATCGTGATCACGGCCCACGCTCACACTCCTGTGGGCGCACACCACCAGCCGAACGGTGCAACCTGACCGTCTCCCCAGGCGCGATAAGCGGTACGCACTGTTCGCGATTTCGTACTCCGTCACCGTCCGCAGAGGGTGCCCTACTTGCTTGTGGACGTCGACGGCGCGATGTCAATGAGATGTGCCCTTCTCACCCGAGCGTCACGAAGTGTGGTCCCTTTCGCGCGTATCTCCTCCGCCCCTCGGCACGGGCCTGTGCTGCGCACCTCGCAACGCCCTGCTGTTCGATGGCATCGCGAACGAGCAGCGCGGCACGGTGTTCGGGCTCCACTGGGCCACCGACACCTGACTGACCCCGGCGGCCCGTCCGATGGCTACTTCGCCGGCGCCGGTCCCGTTTCCTGGTGTCCCGGCACGCTTGTGGCGTTGTCGATGTTCTCCTCGACCCAGGTCCGCAGGAGCCCCAGCGGCACGGCTGCGCTGTGGCCGAGCGCTGTCAGGGAGTACTCCACGTGCAGGGGGACGGCGGGATAGACGGTGCGGTCGACGAGCCCGGCGTCTTCCAGGCGTCGCAGGGTCTGGGTGAGCACCTTGGGACTTACCCCTTGCAGGAGGCGTTGCAGAGCGCCAAAACGCTGTGGGCCGTCTTCCAGGGCTCCGATGGCCAGGGCTGACCACTTGTTGGCCAGCAGGTCCAGCATGGAGCGGCAGGGGCACTGGGCCGCGTAGACGTCGTGGTGGGCGTGCTGCCCGGTGTGGCAGTCGGTGGTCACGTGGGAACGCTCCTCAACAGCATGCTTCCCATTGGGAAGTAGGTTCCCTTGATGGTAACTACCTCCCTGGGGCTACGGTCAATTCCACTGAACCGGGGGCCGATAAGTGGCCTTCCGGCGTATTTGGCTCATGCTCAAGGGAGTTGACTCATGTCCTCGATGCGCGCGGTGGTGCAGCATGCCTTCGGCGGCCCGGACGTCCTGCGGGTGGAGGAGGTGCCCCGGCCCGTGCCGCTTCCGACCGAGGTCCTGGTGCGGGTGCACGCCGCCGGGATCAACCCGGTCGACTGGAAGACCCGGGGCGGCGGCGCCATGGCCGGGGTGCTCGGCGAGCCGCCGTTTACTCTGGGATGGGACGTCTCCGGCGTCGTGGAGGAGGTCGGCTTCGGCGTGACCACCCTCAAGGCAGGCGACGAGGTCTACGGGATGCCGTGGTTCCCCCGCGCGGCCGGCGGCTACGCCGAGTACGTCACCGCCCCCACCCGCCAGTTCGCCCGCAAGCCGGCGAGCATCAGTCACGAGCAGGCCGCTGCCGTACCGCTGGCAGCGCTCACCGCCTGGCAGGCCCTGGTGGACACCGCTGACGTTCGGCCGGGCCAGCGCGTGCTGATCCACGCCGCCGCCGGAGGCGTCGGACACTTCGCCGTCCAGTTCGCCAAGCACTTGGGCGCCCATGTCACCGGCACCGCCAGCAGCCCCCGCCACGACCGGCTCACCGCACTGGGCGCCGATGAACTCGTCGACTACACCACCGTCCGCTTCGAGAACGCCGTCAAGGACATCGACGTGGTCCTCGACCTCGTCGGCGACGCACACGACAACACCAGCATCCGCTCGCTCGACGTGCTGCGCCCTGGCGGACTGATCGTCGCGATCCCCGCAGGCGTCTCGCCCGAACTCCTCCACGCGGCCCAGTCCCGCGGGCTGCGCACCAGCCCCTTCCTGGTCGAACCCGACAGCCCGGCCCTGACCCGCATCGCCCAACTCGTCGACGCCGGCGAGGTGCGCGTGGAGGTCGAGGAGGTCTATCCGCTGGAGCAGGTCGCCCGGGCCCACAGCCGCGGTGAGAGCGACCGCACCCGCGGCAAGCTCGTGCTGCGCGTCGCCTCCTGACCCGGTTCATCCGCCGCCCACGCCACTTGGCCGCAGCTGGCGACCGGTACACCTCCGGCACGGCTCCCTGACCACCGCACCGACCTGGTCGCAGGACAGACACAGTCAGGGTGCACCACACGCAGCCGCAAAGACCGGCCACCGAGCACCACCGATCCCACGATGTGAGGAAGTTCGCCATGTTCTACGAGCTTCGGCGCTACCAGACCCGGCCCGGGCAGCGGGACGAATGGGTCCGCTACATGGAGGAAGTCGTCATCCCGTTCCAGGCGGCGAAGGGGATGACGGTCACCGCGTCCTTCATCGACGAGGAGGACCCGGACGGTTACCTCTGGATCCGCCGGTTCGACGACGAGGCGCGACGCGAGGAACTGTATGCCGCCGTCTACGAGAGCGACCGCTGGCGAGACGAGATCCGCCCGGTCGTCCAGGAGCTGCTGATCCCGGAGAAGTCCGTGATCACCCGCGCCGTCCCGACAGCACTCTCCGCGCTCCGCTGACACCAGAACCCACCCCGCACCCCACCGCAGATCCGGCACTCATCCCAACAAGCATCCCCCTCACCAGAGAAGGCTCTGATGAATACCGCAACGCAAGCGAAATCCCTGCCCGCACCATCGATCACGCGCTCCGCCGCCACCGCGCTCATCGAAGCGGTGCGCACGGCCGCCGAGGAGATCGGATTCGAGGTGGCCGTCGCGGTCACGGACGCCGGCGGCCACCTGAAGGCGTTCGAGCGCGCCGACCACGCACCGTTCCTGGCTGCCGAGGTGGCCGTCGACAAGGCGTGGACGGCAGCCTCCTACGGCATCGCCACCCACGTCTGGAACTCCTACATGGCCAACCCCCAGGTAGCCCCTCTCGCCCACCACCCCAGGCTGATGGCCGTCGGCGGCGGCTACCCGGTGATCGAGGACGGCAAGGTCATCGGCGGTCTCGGCATCTCAGGCGGCAGCTACGAGCAGGACCAGCAGGCCGCAGAAACCGCACTCAGCTTGCTGGGATTCGCAATCCCGGCCTGAAACAGTCATCTCGTGCGGCGCGGGGCCGGGCGCCGCTCGACGAGACGATCACGTTCGTCGACGGTCTCTGACGCCATCCCCCTTGGTCGATCAACGACCCGTTTCATGCTGCACCCACTCAGCGGTTCATATGCCATATTGCGCACGTAATCCTGACGAAAGGCATGTCATGAAGATCGCAGTCATCGGTGGAACCGGACTGATCGGGTCGCAGGTCGTCAAGAACCTGAATGCCGCCGGACACGAGGCGGTACCGCACTCGAAGTCCACCGGAGTCGACATCATCAGCGGACAGGGACTGGGCGAGGCGGTGGCGGGAGCCGACGTCGTCGTCAACCTGACGAACTCCCCGACCTTCGACGAAGCCTCCCTTGCCTTCTTCCGGACCTCGATGGACAACCTCCTGGCTGCGGCCCGCAAGGGCGGCGTCGGCCACTTCGTCATCCTCTCGATCGTCGGCACGGACCAGGTGCCGGAACTGGACTACTACCGTGCCAAGGCGCTCCAGGAGAAGATCCTCGCGGCCGGGCCGATCCCCTACTCGATCGTGCGGGCCACGCAGTTCATGGACTTCATGGACGCGGTCCTGTCCTGGACCGCCGACGCCGACACCGTCCGGCTGCCCGCCACGCCCATCCAGCCCATCGCCTCCAAGGACGTGGCCGCCGCGGTCTCGGAGATCGCCGCCGGCGCCCCGCTGAACGGCATCCGCAACATCGCCGGCCCCGAGGTCTTCACCCTGGACGAGCTGGGCCGGATCACCCTGTCCCACAAGGGCGACAACCGCACCGTCGTGACCGACCCCACCGCTGGCATGTTCGCCGTCGTCAAGGGCGACGTCCTCACCGACAAGGACGCCCACCTCGCCGCTACCCGCTACACCGACTGGCTCTCCTGACATCCCCGCCTCCTGCGTGACCTGTCCCAGCCCGGTAGTCCATTCGTTGCGCCCGCCGGATGCGGCGGCCTGAGCCGGACCGGGTCCGGCTGCGGTCCTCCGATCCCCGGTCAGGTTGAGGGCAGGGGACCCGCATGCACCCATTCGGTACCGCCGGGATAGACGGCCCACGGCTCTCGGGGTGGGAAGGGCCCGCGGACGTCGCGACGGTCGACCGCTGGCATGGCGCCGTCTGCGCCGGTGCCGGTGGCCTAGCGGTCCCGGATCGTCAATGAGTGGACAGGTGGGGCAGTGAGGGAGGTACATGATCTTGGATGTCTATGAGGCGGTCACTAGCCGACGAGCGGTGCGCGCGTTCACCGACCGGCCCGTCCCGAGGCAGGTGCTGGAGCGGGCGCTGTCCGCCGCAGCTTGGGCGCCGTCCGGATCGAACCTCCAGCCGTGGCGCGCCTACGTGGTGACCGGTGGGCCGCTGGCCGAGCTCAAGAGGCGCGCCGGCGAGCGCGTGGCCGCAGGCGACCCCTGGGACGAGCGGGAGTACGAGATGTACCCGCCCTCACTGAAGTCTCCGTACCATGAGCGCCGCTCCGCCTTCGGCCATGAGCGCTACAGTGCACTTGGTATTGCGCGCGACGACTGGGAGGCGCGCCAGCGGGCCGCCGCCGCGAACTGGGACTGTTTCGGCGCGCCCGCCGCCCTGTTCTGCTACATCGACCGA
This window encodes:
- a CDS encoding nitroreductase — protein: MDVYEAVTSRRAVRAFTDRPVPRQVLERALSAAAWAPSGSNLQPWRAYVVTGGPLAELKRRAGERVAAGDPWDEREYEMYPPSLKSPYHERRSAFGHERYSALGIARDDWEARQRAAAANWDCFGAPAALFCYIDRDMGRPQWSDIGMYLQTIMLLLRAEGLHSCPQMAWSVYRRTVAEVLSPPDDLILFCGMSIGFEDVTAGYARTARAPLGETVTFVDG
- a CDS encoding GlcG/HbpS family heme-binding protein; protein product: MNTATQAKSLPAPSITRSAATALIEAVRTAAEEIGFEVAVAVTDAGGHLKAFERADHAPFLAAEVAVDKAWTAASYGIATHVWNSYMANPQVAPLAHHPRLMAVGGGYPVIEDGKVIGGLGISGGSYEQDQQAAETALSLLGFAIPA
- a CDS encoding winged helix-turn-helix transcriptional regulator, producing the protein MTTDCHTGQHAHHDVYAAQCPCRSMLDLLANKWSALAIGALEDGPQRFGALQRLLQGVSPKVLTQTLRRLEDAGLVDRTVYPAVPLHVEYSLTALGHSAAVPLGLLRTWVEENIDNATSVPGHQETGPAPAK
- a CDS encoding SDR family oxidoreductase, with translation MKIAVIGGTGLIGSQVVKNLNAAGHEAVPHSKSTGVDIISGQGLGEAVAGADVVVNLTNSPTFDEASLAFFRTSMDNLLAAARKGGVGHFVILSIVGTDQVPELDYYRAKALQEKILAAGPIPYSIVRATQFMDFMDAVLSWTADADTVRLPATPIQPIASKDVAAAVSEIAAGAPLNGIRNIAGPEVFTLDELGRITLSHKGDNRTVVTDPTAGMFAVVKGDVLTDKDAHLAATRYTDWLS
- a CDS encoding NADP-dependent oxidoreductase, whose translation is MRAVVQHAFGGPDVLRVEEVPRPVPLPTEVLVRVHAAGINPVDWKTRGGGAMAGVLGEPPFTLGWDVSGVVEEVGFGVTTLKAGDEVYGMPWFPRAAGGYAEYVTAPTRQFARKPASISHEQAAAVPLAALTAWQALVDTADVRPGQRVLIHAAAGGVGHFAVQFAKHLGAHVTGTASSPRHDRLTALGADELVDYTTVRFENAVKDIDVVLDLVGDAHDNTSIRSLDVLRPGGLIVAIPAGVSPELLHAAQSRGLRTSPFLVEPDSPALTRIAQLVDAGEVRVEVEEVYPLEQVARAHSRGESDRTRGKLVLRVAS
- a CDS encoding NIPSNAP family protein, giving the protein MFYELRRYQTRPGQRDEWVRYMEEVVIPFQAAKGMTVTASFIDEEDPDGYLWIRRFDDEARREELYAAVYESDRWRDEIRPVVQELLIPEKSVITRAVPTALSALR